Proteins co-encoded in one Xanthomonas campestris pv. badrii genomic window:
- a CDS encoding DUF3088 family protein, with the protein MSNPLMCDTLFLAEAAFTVDGDGPFYCGDCIAIEGLLSLAPAIADGLEIRRLAFPRPRQVLVDLLGEQHQSLPVLVLAAADAAAAASKPVGHYRVIDDEAAIRAYLSQRFGVARQR; encoded by the coding sequence GTGAGTAACCCGTTGATGTGCGACACCTTATTCCTGGCCGAGGCCGCATTTACGGTCGATGGCGATGGCCCCTTCTACTGCGGTGACTGCATTGCCATCGAAGGCTTGCTCAGCCTCGCCCCGGCCATTGCCGATGGGCTGGAGATCCGGCGGCTGGCGTTCCCGCGGCCCAGGCAGGTGCTGGTCGATCTGCTGGGCGAGCAGCACCAGTCGCTGCCGGTGCTGGTGCTGGCCGCCGCCGATGCCGCGGCGGCCGCCAGCAAACCGGTTGGGCACTACCGCGTGATCGACGACGAGGCCGCCATCCGCGCCTACCTCTCGCAGCGTTTCGGCGTTGCGCGGCAACGCTGA